Genomic window (Pseudomonadota bacterium):
AAAGCCAGCGTCAAACACTCACGCTGCACCACGCGTCGCCAGGTGATGCGCGTGGCGTGGGTGACGCCGAGCTCGGGGTCGACGCACAGCACCTCGTCACCGACCTTGAGCTCTTCGATGGGCCGACTTCCCCGAGGCGTGCGCACCCGCGCTCCACGCGCGATGCAACCGGGTGGAATGCACGCAGCAAAAGACAACGCGGCTCCCAGCAGGAGCTTCTTCATGGGCTTCCTCTCGCCTGTGACATCAAGGTCAGGGTCGATGCGATGCCCTGCGTCGCCCCGTTCACAACAGCGCAAGAAGACACCACAAGTCGCTTGCGCCGCTCGCGTCTGTGCACGGTGCGCGCCAACCTCGAGGACTCAGCCGATGCCCAGCCACTCGCGCGCCGAGGAGCGCCCGTCGCCGATGCCGAACGTCGCGCCCTTCATGTCCCTCGGCGGATGCGCATAGGTGCCGAAGAGCTGGTCCCACGCGCAGAGCAGCCCGCCGAAGTTGCGCTCGAACCCGCCGCGCATGTGGTGCATCGCGTGGTGGCGCGGGCCGATGAGCACGAAGTCGAGCGCGCCGAGCGACACGGCGACGTTCGAGTGAATCCACCACTGAAAGAGGAAGAAGACGGCCGACAACCACACCGTCTCGGCGAGCGAGAGCGCCCAGAGCCGCGCGATGAGGCTGAAGGCGAAGGCGAAGAGCACGAGGTAGAGCACCGAGCCGCGCATCGCCATGCCCACGTCGAAGTGCGTCGGCGTG
Coding sequences:
- a CDS encoding sterol desaturase family protein, which encodes MSLELVEPAAGLVGAGVSLVMERLKPLAHRVVSWRERFEDVFSVLLAMGVSVAVRALTSTETGEGVRPLRLVFAIVSFDLVLYVLHRLNHTKWTWAMHKVHHTPTHFDVGMAMRGSVLYLVLFAFAFSLIARLWALSLAETVWLSAVFFLFQWWIHSNVAVSLGALDFVLIGPRHHAMHHMRGGFERNFGGLLCAWDQLFGTYAHPPRDMKGATFGIGDGRSSAREWLGIG